A window of Onychostoma macrolepis isolate SWU-2019 chromosome 24, ASM1243209v1, whole genome shotgun sequence genomic DNA:
TGTAGGACATcagttatatatgatatgagaatAGGCCTgtagatacactgtaaaaagtgaaagctgacttaacttaaaaaattgaggaaacccgttgccttaaaattattaaatacataataattaaaagaaaaaagttaagtgaacttgacaattcagtcaacttattttttttaattatcatatacttaaaaattttctcaatttttttaagttaagtcaacttatcactttttacagtgtagggagCACATGTTTTTAAGGTATTTTTAAGGTAATAAACTGTGCATGCTTACAGATATGTGGGAAGAAGGGATCCCTTTCAAGAGTAAGTGCCAGAAGAGGATTTGCCGCTTGTGTAATCACAACCAGGAGTGTGCAGCCGTGTTCACCTCGCACTACCTGTAAGAGCTCAGTGGGAACGTGACATGCCCATATCTGAGCCGAAGTGCACACCGTCACTGTCTGCTGGTGGATAAAAATACAGCTCCATGTATTTCAAATCAAAGTAGTACATGATCTGGCCATTGTCAACGAGAAGACTAATTTATACAAGTTTTAACTATTTAATCTtaataggctttttttttttttaatgcaaaatagcTTGTGTATATGTGAGTTTGCGTGCATGCGTTTCCACTGATTTTGCACTTTACTTTACTTGTTTGCACTATGGTCTTTTATATCACACTTTTTTTCCTCCCTATTGTAAACAAACTTGCACACCAGCCATTAGGCTCTCTGCAGGTGCACATGATCTATTTAAATGAGAGATGTCTGTATGCTGACTGAATAAAAGAATGGAACTGTAtctgtattgtatttatttctcaTTCTTAATGTTATTTCTCTACTTGTCCCCCACGTATTCTATGcccatatatacaaatatataaaatattgacactattgtctattgcagagctgctttacagcagagtCAAATTTGTTACATAATTCTTCAATCTTCAACATTGATACTGTAATTTAACTGACTTGAGGTGAGAAATAGAAATATCGTCTTGAGCTTAATCGATGAACTTTACTGTTATTAAACTGAAGTGAATCAATGACACTATTGTCATCTGTTTAGAGCTGAATTAGAATTTATCTCATATACGATGTTTGCATCATTGATTCGgatattttcctttttattattGTGAAGTTACTTTGAAATCACTAAcccgctatataaataaaagtgacttgatttattttatttttttccaaggaAAGTGAATACAATAAGGTCTTCATTAGCCATTAATCTAACAACTACATTGTATTAAATGTCCATTGCAATTATTTCTTTagcaaagaaaacagaaaaagtatTGCATTGATAATTTAACACACTGACAGATAATAATTGGaaattttaagatttaatttttttccccaagtaGCCCTCCTAATTGTGTGGCAACCCAAAAGAAAATATGTCCTGTGCTGAGAATTTCAGTACATGCTCACTTGTCACATACAAATTTAATACCGCCCTCCATAACATGAAACGAGCATCTTTTGACACCTTTGGTCATTATGCTGGTACATGCTGTGGAGAAAACCTGCTTTGACACATGACTTTTAGTGAACAGCATCCTGTGAGTTACTATTCTCTGCCATGCTTTACACAGGTAAGGCTTGTCAAAGTCTGTAGCACTATCAGCTAACCTCCACCTGCGAGATGAAGATGATGAGCCAGGCACTTCTGACACTCCTGAATCAGATCCATAGTTTCTCATTATAGCATGAGTGGTGGCGAAAATCACAATGCCATAGTTTCTGCGGAGTCTGTCCAGCAACTCGGCACACTTTCTCAGGTTAGCCTCCTGACAAACAGTGCTCTCGCCGCCATTGAATCTGTCCACCCAGTAGAAGGAAGAAATGCTGTCGATGACCAAAAGGCAGAGGGAGGCCTGGCTGGAAAAGGTGTTTTCGAGGTAGTGTAGGGTTAGGAGGAGCTGTACTGAGCTGTTGCAGTGCACTACAGACAGCCTGCGCAGACATGAACGTACCCTCTCCTCGGGTTCGTTTTCAGAGCAGTCACCCTCCTTAGAGTCTTCAGCCAAACGTCCCTCCAGAACGCTCACTAAGCGCAGCATGTCAAAGTGGTAGTCCGTGTCAACGAAGACCACCGCCACCTCCAGACCTCCACTCTGGACTGGCATGATGCAGCGGGTGATGAGGTGGTACAAGGTTTCTGTCTTACCTGTGCCCTCCAAGCCATGAAACTCTACGACGTCACCTGTATGGATGCAGAACTGAATTAAGACATAAGGGCCCAGTTTCATAGACAGGGTTTagcctaaaccaggattaggccatagttcaattaggacatttaactaatttttataaacatgccttagaaaaaaaacattactggtgtgcatcttaagacaaaacaaaggcactgacatgttttaagatcagtcagtgcaagtttctttcagttgaaacagcacagatttacattttagtctaggactaggcttaagccttgtctgtgaaaccaggggaaggtctttgcacactgaGCCCAAAATTTCACacgttacaaaaaataaatacaacctcatgttgtgtcaatcacatttATACACTGTCTCCGAAACTTTTGTCtgccgtaaaaaaaaaaaaaaaaaaaatcggatcaggttcgattttctgtgtttttgcaTCCGTAGCAaaaaaacgcatacgaaaatttcggactcagtgtgcaatgacctttagacTTTAATAGAGTGCTGCATGGATGACATATTTTTGTTGGGAAAAACCTGGAAATGAGTTAGCATTTTAACACTTCCAGTTCTATCCTCCTATCTAGTCTAtggtttttttaattaaatgcctGTAATAAGGTTTGTAATTGCACAAGCTTAAGAtattttcacgttttattctataacataaaatacatcagcAATAAACCCTTTTGATTTGTATGCCTTGTCTTAAAAAAGTGATTGCTAACTGCAGAGGTTGTCTGGGCCATTAAATATCATCGTTCATTCAGAATTCATACATTTTGTGTTCACTTGTGAAGATTATCATGATGAACAAAACATGTAAGGATCATAACTTTTTTGTTCATCTAAGTGCtaattttctgcaataatccaaaagccaatagaaaaatcctattgggttTTTGTTGAGGGAATCAGGGTGATGCGAACTGCCAGGTTGGCTTACAAATATATGTCATCACTGAATCACTCTATTCAAGTGCTAATTTGAATGAACATTCCAAATGGGATGAGGAATTGTGATTTAGATTTGaatttaaagctgaagtgtgttatttttttatgtcaGTAGTGGCACTAAATGGTTctgcaaaaat
This region includes:
- the xrcc2 gene encoding DNA repair protein XRCC2, producing the protein MEFRNYCAKINEMTARVRMAENGAQLVSRLEGRQSLRDIEPNIFPVDCGPGQGDVVEFHGLEGTGKTETLYHLITRCIMPVQSGGLEVAVVFVDTDYHFDMLRLVSVLEGRLAEDSKEGDCSENEPEERVRSCLRRLSVVHCNSSVQLLLTLHYLENTFSSQASLCLLVIDSISSFYWVDRFNGGESTVCQEANLRKCAELLDRLRRNYGIVIFATTHAIMRNYGSDSGVSEVPGSSSSSRRWRLADSATDFDKPYLCKAWQRIVTHRMLFTKSHVSKQVFSTACTSIMTKGVKRCSFHVMEGGIKFVCDK